ATTTGCTTTACTTTCTGCTTGAAGGACCAATAGCTCAATTATTTTACCAGCTGGGCTGACTGTTATTTTTACCTTTACTTCTCCATATTCAGGAAGCTGTAGTATCTGAGTGAGCTCTTTAACCAATGATGCTGTATAGCTAGGTAATGTAGGCTCTTCTTGTGCAGGAGCCACAGCTACTTTAGAAGGTAAAGATGCTGTAACAATTGTACTGCTTTTGCATTGTTTATCATCTTTTTGTTCAATTTTCGCAATACTTTCTTCTAATTGTTTGAGAATAGAAGGAGGAATATCAAATTCTTGAAGTGGGGGTTTTGGAGTAGGGATTCTTCTTTTCCTCTGTTTTATAACAGAGGAACTCTTTTTAACTAACGGTTTTATGGGTTTTGGAATGGGTGTTTTTTTTGGGGTTAGACTTGTTGTTTGTGCATTAGGGTAAGAGGATTTTAAAGAGATGGTTTTTACAACAAGATTCTGCGGTTTTTTACTTTGTTTCTGCGGCTTTGATCCCATTAACATGCCCACAAACCCTATGTGGGCGCTTATCAACAAAAAGAGAAGAATCTTCTGATCCATACTCTCATCCAGATTTTACGATGACATCAAGCTGCTCAAATCCTGCTAATTCTGCTGCATTCTTAACAGATTGATAAACTCCAAATTGTGCTCTTTTATCGTGAAAAAGCTGCAGAGGGATATTGCCTTGTTTTTGATGAAGGTCTTTTAGGCAGTGCATTAATTGTGCTTCAGAGATTCTTGTTTGATTTAACCAAATAGAATTATCTTCATGCACATAGATAGTAGCTATTGCATTTTCATAAACAGGGTAGGTTAATTCAGAAGAAAAAAAAGAGAGCTGTACACGATCTACTTCTACCATAGGGGCAATAAGAATAAATAAAATTAACACAACAAAAACGACATCAATTAGTGGGGTTAAATTGACCAGGTTTTCTTCAGAGGAAATCTCTTGATAAGAGAACTGTCTTTTTTGACGCATCAATCCAGATCCACCCTGCGATATTGTAGTTCTAAATAAGAAAGAAGCTCATATAAAAAATCCTGCATTTCTGAGGAATAATTGGAAATTCTATGTTTTAAGTAATTATAAGCAATTAAAGCGGGGATTGCAATAACAAGGCCTAAAACAGTGGTTGCCAAAGCTGTAGAAAGACCTCCTATAATCACACTATTAGAACCAATGGAGCTACTGTTTTGCAAACCTGAAAAAGTCACTAAAATGCCCCAAACCGTTCCTAATAAACCTAAAAAAGGAGCAAGTGATACAATAGTTGGTAGAATAAATAGGTTTTTTTCGAGTTGTTTTACATGATAAGAAATCGTGGTCAGTACATGGCTTTCCACAGCCTCTAAATCAGTAGAGGATAGATAGATCTTAGGCTTTTCCAAATCTTGTGTAGAAAAATACAAATTCTTGTTGAGAATTTCTCCTGTTTTTACTTTAAGAGATCCGAGAATATGAGCAAAAGGGTGCAGATCTTTACAAGCGTTTACCTCTTGTAAATCTATTTGTAGCATTCTTTCCTTTTGACTTGTGTAGTTTTTATAGAAAATTTGAGATAAACGAGCGGTTCTATGGGTAACTTTAATTTTCTGGATCAGTATAATCCAACAGATCAGAGAAAGGCCGATTAAGGCCAACATAATTGCTTTGCCAAAAACATCGGACTGGGCATAAGCATTGATAAATGTAGTAAAACTAGCTATTGGGATTTCAGGCATGATCATACGAAGGGTTCTTCCCTAAAGAGATAATGGGAAAAAAGAAATTTGTCAATCTTAAACATTCGATAGGAACGATTATCAACTTTTGTAGTTATGACTTTGCTTTTCTA
This is a stretch of genomic DNA from Candidatus Rhabdochlamydia oedothoracis. It encodes these proteins:
- a CDS encoding ExbD/TolR family protein, which gives rise to MRQKRQFSYQEISSEENLVNLTPLIDVVFVVLILFILIAPMVEVDRVQLSFFSSELTYPVYENAIATIYVHEDNSIWLNQTRISEAQLMHCLKDLHQKQGNIPLQLFHDKRAQFGVYQSVKNAAELAGFEQLDVIVKSG
- a CDS encoding MotA/TolQ/ExbB proton channel family protein — encoded protein: MPEIPIASFTTFINAYAQSDVFGKAIMLALIGLSLICWIILIQKIKVTHRTARLSQIFYKNYTSQKERMLQIDLQEVNACKDLHPFAHILGSLKVKTGEILNKNLYFSTQDLEKPKIYLSSTDLEAVESHVLTTISYHVKQLEKNLFILPTIVSLAPFLGLLGTVWGILVTFSGLQNSSSIGSNSVIIGGLSTALATTVLGLVIAIPALIAYNYLKHRISNYSSEMQDFLYELLSYLELQYRRVDLD